The following coding sequences are from one Treponema bryantii window:
- a CDS encoding HAD family phosphatase, with protein sequence MKGIIFDMDGVILDSETISDRTWMEAAKEKNLEVNIELINACRGSNKNDTIEIFKKHFGNNFDGEGFLTRTSELFHQIEENEGIPLMHYAKEILEYLKSRYTLALASSTRGETVERQLRTAGVIDFFETRTTGDMVVHSKPNPEIYLMACKSVGLKPEECYAVEDSLNGIKSAYAAGLKTIMVVDKIQPTEEIRKMCIAVFDSLEGLKSIL encoded by the coding sequence ATGAAAGGCATTATTTTTGATATGGATGGAGTAATTTTAGACTCCGAAACAATTTCTGACAGAACCTGGATGGAAGCTGCAAAAGAGAAAAATCTTGAAGTTAATATAGAGCTTATAAATGCCTGCCGTGGTTCAAATAAAAATGATACAATTGAAATCTTCAAAAAACATTTTGGAAATAACTTTGATGGAGAAGGCTTTCTTACTCGTACCTCAGAGCTCTTTCATCAGATAGAAGAAAATGAAGGAATCCCTTTAATGCATTATGCAAAAGAGATTCTTGAATATCTGAAATCTCGATATACTCTTGCGCTTGCTTCTTCTACACGTGGGGAAACTGTTGAACGTCAGTTACGCACAGCAGGTGTAATTGATTTTTTTGAAACAAGGACGACAGGAGACATGGTTGTTCACAGTAAACCGAATCCGGAAATTTATCTGATGGCTTGTAAATCTGTTGGACTTAAACCGGAAGAATGTTATGCAGTTGAAGACAGTTTGAACGGAATAAAGAGCGCTTATGCAGCCGGCTTAAAAACGATTATGGTTGTAGATAAAATTCAGCCGACCGAGGAAATCAGAAAAATGTGCATTGCAGTTTTTGATTCCCTCGAAGGACTGAAGTCAATTTTATAA
- the lon gene encoding endopeptidase La, whose protein sequence is MNNKDDNSSENSIIPTDQILPNKLTLIPLAGRPIFPGIFTPLMITSNDDVKVVEEAYENEGFIGIVMLKNDSETPSISDLYKVGTAARIIKKVNLPDGGINIFISTVKRFKIRKVLHNAAPMAAAIEYLDDEEANTFEVKALTRALISEMKEVSENNPLFSEEMRLNMVNIDNPGKIADFIASILNVDKNEQQKILETVNVRQRMEQVLVFIKKEQELLRVQKKIQHELNDRIEKNQREYFLREEMRSIQEELGETPDGNETDYQKFKKKIEELAFEGEIKETVESELSKLSMMDPNSSEWLVTRNYLELITQLPWKVPAVDDYDLNRAKKILEDDHFGLEDVKKRIVEYLAVRKMKKDAKGSILLLVGPPGVGKTSIGRSIANAMNKPFYRFSVGGMRDEAEIKGHRRTYIGAMPGKIIQGLKITKSSTPVFMIDEIDKMGSSHNGDPASALLEVLDPEQNVTFRDTYLDLPYDISNVFFILTANTLDTVPEPLLDRAEIIHLSGYIDQEKLEIAKKYLVPKNLAKNGLAKNQVKYTKAALLEIAEEYAREAGVRNYEKCLDKIHRKIVTEMVFEAEKKGGITETSITLDAPDLFKYLGKPVFDESQIKTASVPGTAIGLAWTSMGGDTLLIESSSFAGKSGLVLTGQMGDVMKESSQIAFDWARKFVLERGVKDAKWFEDNIVHLHIPEGATPKDGPSAGITMATTFVSLLMNKKIKPNLAMTGELSLTGQVLPIGGLREKTVAAKRNKIKTIIIPKANERDLEDIPVHVKQGIKFMPVSDVHEVLEIALGIK, encoded by the coding sequence ATGAACAATAAAGATGATAATTCGTCAGAGAACTCTATAATCCCAACAGATCAGATTCTCCCTAATAAATTAACATTGATTCCGCTTGCCGGACGGCCGATATTTCCAGGCATTTTTACTCCTCTTATGATAACCTCAAATGATGACGTAAAGGTTGTTGAAGAAGCGTATGAAAATGAAGGTTTTATCGGAATCGTAATGCTTAAAAATGATTCGGAAACTCCTTCCATCAGTGACCTGTATAAGGTTGGAACAGCAGCCCGAATCATCAAAAAAGTGAACCTTCCTGATGGCGGTATAAATATTTTTATTTCAACAGTAAAGCGTTTCAAAATCAGAAAGGTTCTGCATAATGCGGCTCCTATGGCTGCAGCAATTGAATATCTTGATGATGAAGAAGCAAATACATTTGAAGTAAAGGCTCTTACCCGCGCACTTATTTCTGAAATGAAAGAGGTTAGTGAAAATAATCCTCTGTTTTCGGAAGAAATGCGTCTCAATATGGTTAATATTGATAATCCTGGTAAGATTGCAGACTTTATTGCATCAATTCTGAATGTTGATAAAAATGAACAGCAGAAGATTCTTGAAACTGTAAATGTTCGTCAGCGAATGGAGCAGGTGCTTGTGTTTATCAAAAAAGAACAGGAACTGCTCAGAGTTCAGAAAAAGATTCAGCATGAACTTAATGACCGGATAGAAAAAAATCAGCGTGAGTATTTCCTTCGTGAGGAAATGCGTTCAATTCAGGAAGAGTTGGGCGAAACTCCAGATGGAAACGAAACCGACTATCAGAAGTTCAAAAAGAAGATTGAAGAACTGGCCTTTGAAGGTGAAATCAAGGAAACTGTTGAGAGTGAGCTTTCAAAACTTTCAATGATGGATCCGAACTCTTCTGAGTGGCTTGTTACACGTAATTATCTTGAACTGATTACCCAGCTTCCATGGAAGGTTCCTGCTGTTGATGATTATGATTTAAACCGCGCAAAGAAAATTCTCGAGGACGACCATTTTGGCCTTGAGGATGTAAAAAAGCGTATTGTTGAATATCTTGCGGTTCGCAAAATGAAGAAGGATGCCAAAGGTTCTATTCTTCTTCTCGTTGGACCTCCGGGAGTTGGTAAGACAAGTATCGGCCGTTCAATTGCAAATGCCATGAATAAACCGTTCTACCGTTTCTCAGTTGGCGGTATGCGTGATGAAGCAGAAATTAAAGGTCACCGCAGAACATACATTGGAGCTATGCCCGGAAAAATTATTCAGGGACTCAAAATCACAAAGAGCAGCACTCCTGTTTTTATGATTGATGAAATTGATAAGATGGGCTCAAGTCATAACGGAGATCCTGCAAGTGCATTGCTTGAAGTTCTTGATCCGGAACAGAATGTTACTTTCCGTGATACATATCTCGACCTGCCTTATGATATTTCGAATGTGTTCTTTATTCTGACTGCAAATACTCTGGATACTGTTCCTGAGCCATTGCTCGACCGTGCTGAAATTATTCACCTGAGCGGATATATTGATCAGGAAAAACTTGAGATTGCAAAGAAGTATCTTGTTCCAAAGAACCTTGCTAAAAACGGACTTGCAAAGAATCAGGTAAAATATACAAAGGCAGCACTGCTTGAGATTGCGGAAGAATATGCCCGCGAAGCTGGTGTCCGCAATTACGAAAAGTGCCTTGATAAGATTCATCGTAAGATTGTTACTGAGATGGTTTTTGAAGCCGAGAAGAAGGGTGGAATAACCGAAACATCTATCACCCTCGACGCTCCAGACCTTTTCAAATATCTTGGAAAACCTGTCTTCGACGAAAGTCAGATAAAAACTGCCAGCGTACCGGGAACTGCAATTGGTCTTGCCTGGACAAGCATGGGTGGCGACACACTTCTGATTGAATCCTCTTCATTTGCCGGAAAGAGTGGGCTTGTACTCACAGGTCAGATGGGTGATGTAATGAAGGAATCAAGTCAGATCGCTTTTGACTGGGCTCGCAAGTTTGTTCTTGAGCGCGGTGTAAAAGATGCAAAGTGGTTTGAAGACAATATTGTACATCTTCATATTCCGGAAGGAGCTACTCCAAAGGATGGACCAAGTGCTGGAATCACAATGGCTACAACTTTTGTTTCACTTTTGATGAACAAAAAGATTAAGCCTAATCTTGCAATGACTGGTGAGCTTTCACTTACTGGTCAGGTTCTGCCGATTGGTGGTCTCCGCGAAAAGACTGTTGCAGCAAAACGTAATAAGATTAAAACAATTATTATTCCAAAGGCAAACGAGCGCGACCTCGAAGATATTCCTGTACACGTAAAGCAGGGCATAAAGTTTATGCCTGTAAGTGATGTGCATGAAGTTCTTGAGATTGCGTTGGGAATAAAATAA
- a CDS encoding FHA domain-containing protein gives MSDTTIVTNSPVGRHLDSLGEGKPASYLMFNHKKVELVAKITIGRDTDNDVVVDNKLASRHHAMIQKIKDAYFIKDVGSTNGTFINDVRIPNEKYVKLNPGDKISIGNMNLVVS, from the coding sequence ATGAGTGATACAACAATAGTAACAAATAGTCCTGTAGGACGACATCTTGATTCTCTTGGTGAAGGAAAGCCTGCATCTTACCTTATGTTTAATCATAAAAAGGTTGAACTTGTTGCAAAAATTACAATTGGCCGTGATACAGACAATGATGTAGTTGTTGACAACAAGCTTGCAAGCCGTCATCATGCAATGATCCAGAAGATTAAAGATGCATATTTTATTAAAGATGTTGGAAGTACAAACGGAACTTTTATAAATGATGTTCGTATTCCAAATGAAAAATATGTAAAATTAAATCCTGGTGACAAAATCTCAATCGGTAACATGAATCTTGTGGTTTCATAA
- a CDS encoding DNA topoisomerase IV subunit A, with translation MAYVKNLFDQNFIQYASYVIRDRAIPEITDGLKPVQRRIIHTLIKTDDGRFTKVANVCGKVMAYHPHGDASIYTALVNLANKEIFIDKQGNFGNMYTGDGASAPRYIECRLRPITKEILNTNPRITQYVETYDSRDVEPTSFQAKLPLVLIMGAEGIAVGMSTNILSHNIHEVIDAERKCLRGEKFQLFPDFPTGGLIDVSDYQDGLGKIITRAKMDTSDDKKIVITELPYGSTTERLCNSIEKAVKNGKIKATSIQDYTSDKVNIEIRLQRGVYTKDVVDSLYAFTDCEQTIYCNLLVIKDNMPVQMTCTQVIEHHAKQLVGILKRELELEKEDLMEKLHLRTLERIFVEERIYKKIEQQKTEEGVIKAVKDGFKPFAKELIRPITDEDVDHLLKIPIRRISLYDMSKNKAEVEAINARIKEINRLLKHLVDYAISWLDGIEKKLESLGEENLKRHTTITNINAVDVKAVTKRDLSLKYDEKNGNLGTEVSGGTELFKVTPYDKILYVRKSGIYSVSETPKKLFVGPEMRYCGFADKESLSKVLFTILYRDPATQFVHIKRCKIQAFIMNRDYFFAPEGCEVLHVDTRKSFTFQLNYVKKPRLKVLTEKFKADKFEEKSLKAKGIRVANKEVQDIVVE, from the coding sequence ATGGCTTATGTAAAAAATCTGTTCGATCAGAACTTTATTCAGTATGCAAGTTACGTTATCCGTGACCGCGCTATTCCTGAAATTACTGACGGACTGAAACCTGTTCAAAGACGAATCATTCATACACTTATCAAGACAGACGACGGACGTTTCACAAAGGTTGCTAACGTGTGCGGCAAGGTTATGGCTTATCACCCGCACGGAGACGCTTCTATTTACACTGCGCTTGTTAATCTTGCCAACAAGGAAATCTTTATCGACAAGCAGGGAAACTTTGGTAACATGTACACCGGTGACGGAGCTTCTGCTCCCCGATACATTGAGTGCCGCCTCCGACCAATTACAAAAGAAATCTTAAATACAAATCCACGTATTACACAATATGTTGAAACCTACGATAGCCGCGATGTTGAACCGACCTCGTTCCAGGCAAAACTTCCGCTCGTTCTGATTATGGGTGCTGAAGGTATTGCTGTTGGTATGAGCACCAATATTCTGAGTCATAATATTCATGAAGTAATTGATGCTGAACGAAAATGCCTTCGCGGAGAAAAATTCCAGCTCTTCCCTGACTTCCCTACCGGAGGTCTTATTGATGTCAGTGACTATCAGGATGGACTCGGAAAAATCATCACCCGTGCAAAAATGGATACAAGTGATGATAAAAAAATCGTAATTACTGAATTGCCTTATGGTTCTACAACAGAACGACTTTGTAACTCAATTGAAAAAGCTGTTAAGAATGGAAAAATCAAAGCTACATCAATTCAGGACTATACTTCAGATAAAGTAAATATCGAAATCCGTCTTCAGCGCGGAGTTTACACAAAAGATGTCGTAGATTCTCTCTATGCTTTCACAGACTGTGAACAGACAATCTACTGTAACCTCCTCGTAATCAAAGACAACATGCCTGTGCAGATGACCTGTACTCAGGTAATCGAACATCACGCAAAACAGCTTGTGGGAATTCTTAAACGGGAACTTGAACTCGAAAAAGAAGACCTCATGGAAAAACTCCATCTGCGTACTCTCGAGCGAATCTTTGTTGAAGAGCGCATTTATAAAAAGATTGAACAGCAGAAAACAGAAGAAGGCGTAATCAAGGCTGTAAAAGACGGCTTTAAGCCATTCGCGAAAGAACTGATTCGTCCGATAACAGATGAAGATGTTGACCACCTTTTGAAAATCCCGATCCGCCGTATCTCGCTTTATGATATGAGCAAGAATAAGGCCGAAGTTGAAGCAATCAATGCACGCATTAAGGAAATCAACCGCCTGCTCAAACACCTCGTAGACTATGCAATCAGCTGGCTCGACGGAATCGAAAAGAAGCTTGAAAGTCTTGGGGAAGAAAACCTTAAGCGCCATACAACTATTACAAACATCAATGCCGTAGACGTAAAGGCCGTAACAAAGCGCGATCTTTCCCTCAAATACGACGAAAAAAACGGAAACCTCGGAACAGAAGTTTCCGGCGGTACAGAACTTTTCAAAGTTACTCCATACGACAAGATTCTTTACGTTCGAAAGAGCGGAATTTACTCTGTTTCAGAAACACCGAAAAAACTTTTTGTCGGACCGGAAATGCGTTACTGTGGATTTGCCGATAAAGAAAGCCTCTCAAAGGTTCTCTTTACAATTCTTTACCGCGATCCTGCAACTCAGTTCGTTCACATCAAGCGCTGTAAGATTCAGGCCTTTATCATGAACCGCGACTACTTCTTTGCTCCTGAAGGCTGCGAAGTTCTCCACGTTGATACCCGCAAGAGCTTTACCTTCCAGCTCAATTACGTAAAAAAGCCTCGCCTCAAGGTGCTCACCGAAAAGTTCAAGGCCGATAAGTTTGAGGAAAAGTCTCTCAAAGCAAAAGGTATCCGCGTTGCCAATAAGGAAGTTCAGGATATTGTTGTGGAGTAG
- a CDS encoding IMPACT family protein — protein sequence MEVLKEYINYEETIKGSRFLSELFPCSTQAEARELVKSQKAKYADATHVVHAFVIGPGAEVMGMSDDGEPSGTAGRPALDVLRGRNCTNTVLTITRWFGGTLLGTGGLVKAYGNGAKGVLAAADEAGLFEELVAKKAFTFSTDYALYKLIKITLEQFHIYNLTEDFGTEITLTGEIREDEHELFISKLLDISNGKIIVK from the coding sequence ATGGAAGTTCTAAAAGAATACATCAACTACGAAGAAACAATAAAAGGCTCGCGCTTCCTCTCCGAGCTCTTTCCCTGTTCCACACAGGCAGAAGCCCGCGAACTCGTAAAATCTCAGAAAGCAAAATATGCCGATGCAACTCACGTAGTACACGCCTTTGTTATCGGCCCCGGTGCCGAAGTTATGGGAATGAGCGATGACGGAGAACCATCCGGTACAGCCGGCCGTCCTGCCCTCGATGTTCTCCGTGGCCGCAATTGCACAAACACAGTTCTCACAATTACACGATGGTTTGGTGGCACACTACTTGGAACTGGTGGCCTTGTAAAAGCATACGGCAACGGAGCAAAAGGAGTTCTCGCTGCCGCAGATGAAGCCGGCCTTTTTGAAGAACTCGTAGCAAAAAAAGCTTTCACCTTCTCTACCGACTACGCACTCTATAAACTTATTAAAATCACACTTGAACAATTCCATATCTACAATCTCACAGAAGACTTTGGAACCGAAATTACACTCACAGGTGAAATCCGCGAGGATGAACACGAGCTTTTCATCAGTAAATTACTTGATATTTCCAACGGAAAGATTATTGTAAAATAA
- a CDS encoding Mbeg1-like protein: protein MADFFDYLNWRGDLSFETVPFNKIDALILAHLTYSIFDRVVPESFTQKKTFAQVAKDFSNAPDYEERINIGFLINKRTAELMFKCAESPRFKNVELCGFRNLFSEENVEQFAAVTYLIDGKPVIAFRGTDDTIVGWKEDFNIAWLEQIPAQKDALEYFDEAAAAFKKDFVLVGHSKGGNLVINTTVNCGKKLQNRIDEVYNFDGPGFGTDFFESEEYKAVEKKIHSFYPGFSVVGMIFHHPKTFEIVRSEGFAFWQHDAMNWQVMGNQFINEAEFTEESRIFYKAFNEWVDKLKPAQKKTFVETMFCILEASGAKTNSDIEKDALKATARMLAAYADLDRSRKNEMKKILNMFKDVITDDIPIFKPFVLLKNNLRIMS, encoded by the coding sequence ATGGCTGATTTTTTTGATTATTTGAATTGGAGAGGTGACTTATCTTTTGAAACAGTCCCTTTTAATAAAATTGATGCTTTAATTCTCGCTCATTTGACCTATTCAATTTTCGACAGAGTAGTGCCAGAGAGTTTTACACAAAAAAAGACCTTTGCTCAGGTTGCAAAAGACTTTTCAAATGCTCCTGATTATGAAGAGCGAATCAATATAGGATTTTTAATTAACAAACGTACTGCTGAACTTATGTTTAAATGTGCAGAATCACCTCGTTTTAAGAATGTTGAATTATGCGGATTTAGAAATCTGTTTAGTGAAGAAAATGTTGAGCAGTTTGCAGCAGTTACTTATTTAATAGATGGAAAGCCTGTAATTGCCTTTAGAGGCACAGACGATACAATAGTTGGCTGGAAAGAAGATTTTAATATTGCCTGGCTTGAGCAAATTCCTGCACAAAAAGATGCTCTGGAATATTTTGATGAAGCAGCCGCAGCTTTTAAGAAGGATTTTGTATTAGTCGGACACTCTAAAGGTGGAAATCTTGTTATAAATACAACTGTAAACTGTGGAAAGAAACTTCAGAATCGGATTGATGAAGTTTATAATTTTGATGGTCCGGGTTTTGGAACTGATTTTTTTGAATCTGAAGAATATAAGGCTGTAGAAAAGAAGATTCATTCGTTTTATCCAGGATTTTCGGTTGTAGGAATGATTTTTCATCATCCAAAGACATTTGAAATAGTAAGAAGCGAAGGTTTTGCCTTCTGGCAGCATGATGCAATGAACTGGCAGGTAATGGGAAATCAGTTTATAAATGAAGCTGAATTTACAGAAGAAAGCCGGATTTTTTATAAAGCTTTTAATGAATGGGTAGATAAACTTAAGCCTGCTCAGAAAAAGACTTTTGTAGAAACAATGTTCTGTATTCTGGAAGCATCTGGGGCAAAAACAAATAGTGATATTGAAAAAGATGCATTGAAAGCTACAGCAAGAATGCTCGCTGCCTATGCCGATCTGGACAGATCCCGTAAAAATGAGATGAAAAAGATCTTAAATATGTTTAAAGATGTAATTACAGATGATATTCCAATCTTTAAACCTTTTGTTCTTCTTAAAAATAATTTGCGAATAATGAGTTGA
- a CDS encoding alpha/beta hydrolase: MKRIFVTLATILVFSITAFSQDATIYLWRNVKGMEKQPSVMFMHKAEKTSSETNAAVIVCPGGSYHHLGLKGEGNTTATWFAKNGVTAFVLKYRTAESFYHYPAMLQDIQRAIQLVRENAEEWNIDPNKVGVIGFSAGGHLVTMAGEFFETHNEIEKLGIQTNVSLRPDFVIPVYPVVTMQDDIAHRWSRNSLLGSGKKNQTQERKDEFSMELNVPDNMPPTYVVVCKDDPVVIYENSFRLYDALQAKKIPSRLAVYDWGGHGFGMKDNAFMKEFHWNQALKEWLVELGVMN; the protein is encoded by the coding sequence ATGAAACGAATTTTTGTAACTCTAGCTACTATCTTAGTTTTTTCAATTACAGCCTTTTCTCAGGATGCAACAATTTATCTCTGGCGTAATGTAAAAGGCATGGAAAAACAGCCTTCTGTTATGTTCATGCATAAGGCAGAGAAGACTTCATCTGAAACTAATGCAGCAGTAATTGTATGTCCGGGCGGAAGTTATCATCATCTTGGACTTAAGGGCGAAGGAAACACAACTGCCACCTGGTTTGCAAAAAATGGAGTTACAGCATTTGTATTAAAATACCGTACTGCAGAAAGTTTTTACCACTACCCTGCCATGCTGCAGGATATTCAGAGAGCAATTCAGCTTGTCCGTGAAAATGCAGAAGAATGGAATATTGATCCTAACAAAGTTGGTGTAATCGGATTTTCTGCCGGCGGACATCTTGTAACTATGGCCGGAGAGTTTTTTGAAACTCATAATGAAATTGAAAAACTTGGAATACAAACTAACGTTAGTTTGCGTCCAGATTTTGTAATTCCAGTTTATCCAGTTGTTACAATGCAGGATGATATTGCACACCGCTGGTCGCGCAACAGTCTTTTAGGTTCTGGCAAAAAAAATCAGACTCAGGAACGCAAAGATGAGTTCTCAATGGAATTGAATGTACCGGACAATATGCCGCCAACTTATGTAGTTGTCTGCAAAGATGACCCGGTTGTAATTTATGAGAATTCATTCCGTCTTTATGATGCCCTTCAGGCAAAAAAAATACCGAGCCGCCTTGCAGTTTATGACTGGGGCGGACACGGTTTTGGAATGAAAGACAATGCCTTTATGAAAGAGTTCCACTGGAACCAGGCTCTCAAAGAGTGGCTCGTGGAACTCGGTGTTATGAATTGA
- a CDS encoding serine/threonine-protein kinase, producing MSDEFPPMIGKYKILGIIAKGGMGVVYKAIHPSLKRYVVIKKMTARGHAGDAGRFKKEAQLLLDLQSPYIVHLFDYFTEGGYRYMVEELVDGTALDALIKKQTSIPCPVSMLVMQDACYALKYAHSKGIVHRDIKPGNILLSKRGEIKLADFGIASDHAAGGADEGSDKTQTGVALGTPAYMPPEQFEDSARVDHRADIYALGIMLYEMVTGTKPYPGTLSLETLAVIKKGRYISPRKIDKTVPKDICRLIHKMIRPKAKARYQSIDAVLRQVKRYLSHYDTHELRVQLAKSVVTTKQYTFAPEALAVKDRARRIVRRSVLGVFAAAAVFAGLWYSGFIHETVLSKWYSQVSIEVEMPRALSENLDLPARAFFFENDGDKIPEVQGTHRTFYEQGSAFYEKLMFSSAKKRMIASRPAGRNKTYSMRPVFLKNGSYRVKVVVGPYVWWKSFSVGDDDVDITCDFLKNTKRNLTIKTFASDSVTGEDITEETEFKIFYKNKWIPLAEIEEENLESGTVWKIRTEREGYQGEEFSLLIDWYQDELIISSELLPEISN from the coding sequence ATGAGTGACGAATTTCCTCCAATGATAGGAAAGTACAAAATTCTCGGAATTATCGCTAAGGGTGGAATGGGTGTTGTATATAAGGCAATTCATCCGTCTTTGAAGCGTTATGTCGTAATCAAAAAAATGACAGCCAGAGGACATGCAGGAGATGCCGGTCGTTTTAAAAAGGAAGCACAGCTGCTGCTTGATTTACAGAGTCCGTATATTGTTCACTTATTTGATTATTTCACCGAAGGCGGCTACCGTTATATGGTGGAAGAACTTGTTGATGGAACAGCACTGGATGCACTCATAAAGAAACAGACTTCTATTCCATGTCCGGTTTCTATGCTTGTTATGCAGGATGCCTGCTATGCCTTAAAATATGCTCATTCAAAAGGAATTGTACACCGCGATATTAAACCGGGAAATATTCTTTTATCGAAGCGGGGTGAAATAAAGCTCGCAGACTTTGGTATTGCAAGTGATCACGCTGCAGGCGGCGCGGATGAGGGAAGTGATAAAACCCAGACAGGTGTTGCGTTAGGAACGCCGGCATATATGCCTCCGGAGCAGTTCGAAGACAGTGCAAGGGTAGATCACCGTGCAGATATTTATGCGCTGGGCATTATGCTTTATGAAATGGTTACCGGTACTAAGCCTTACCCGGGAACTCTGTCGCTTGAAACTCTCGCGGTGATTAAAAAGGGCCGTTATATAAGTCCACGGAAAATTGATAAAACTGTGCCGAAAGATATCTGCCGCCTGATTCATAAAATGATTCGACCTAAGGCAAAAGCCCGCTACCAGTCTATAGATGCTGTGTTACGTCAGGTAAAAAGATATCTCAGCCATTATGATACACATGAACTCCGTGTTCAGCTGGCAAAATCAGTAGTAACAACAAAGCAGTATACCTTTGCTCCTGAAGCACTGGCAGTAAAGGACCGTGCACGTCGCATTGTAAGACGTTCTGTACTGGGAGTTTTCGCTGCTGCTGCTGTTTTTGCAGGTTTATGGTACAGCGGTTTTATTCATGAAACTGTGCTTTCAAAATGGTACAGTCAGGTAAGCATAGAAGTAGAAATGCCGCGAGCTTTGTCCGAAAATCTCGACCTTCCGGCAAGAGCATTTTTCTTTGAAAATGATGGAGATAAGATTCCCGAAGTTCAGGGAACCCACAGAACCTTCTATGAACAGGGCTCAGCTTTTTATGAAAAACTGATGTTCAGTTCTGCAAAAAAACGTATGATAGCTTCCAGACCTGCCGGTCGCAATAAAACTTACAGTATGCGTCCTGTTTTCCTGAAAAATGGAAGTTACCGTGTTAAGGTTGTTGTTGGACCTTATGTATGGTGGAAGAGTTTTTCTGTTGGAGATGATGATGTTGATATTACCTGTGATTTCCTTAAAAATACAAAAAGAAATCTTACTATAAAGACTTTTGCTTCAGATAGTGTAACAGGTGAAGATATCACTGAAGAAACAGAATTCAAAATCTTCTATAAGAATAAGTGGATTCCTTTGGCTGAAATTGAAGAAGAAAATCTGGAATCTGGAACTGTATGGAAAATCAGAACAGAACGCGAAGGATATCAGGGTGAAGAATTCTCTCTTTTAATCGATTGGTATCAGGATGAACTTATTATTTCTTCGGAATTATTGCCAGAAATCTCAAACTAA
- a CDS encoding endo-1,4-beta-xylanase, translating to MKRITLITLTFFVAITLISCKGKSEKTVAQNTQQEATGMAAAFMKSAEKSQAEEKAAEAEMPEQKEPLYEAAARHGFKMGAVISYQTVQKSAYTDMIKADFNSITASNEFKAYSLLNQQLSMKSENGMPVMNYSQADKIAQFAQENGIGIRGHVLVWDAYMPVWFFKEGYSKDGAFVDSDTMKKRLEYYIDEVVSHFEINFPGVVYCWDVVNEAVADGLNECKADDERRVRTLRGGTPNYFYDVIGPDYVELAFKYARKAANKVNPDIKLFYNDYNTFLSPKREAIGKLITSINKKEKLCDGLGMQGYVGGYGQQAGCMNSNDINLFKNAINFYGNLGVEVHVTELALRNYEKDPATAARHENFYENFFKMLGAANNENTYLTSVSIWGLTDNPSLPKTDYSYKMNGPYCGIFHYNLKKKPEFFRILKALE from the coding sequence ATGAAAAGAATCACACTTATAACACTGACATTCTTTGTCGCAATTACACTCATCTCCTGCAAGGGAAAATCTGAAAAAACTGTTGCACAGAATACACAACAGGAAGCAACCGGAATGGCTGCTGCGTTTATGAAGTCTGCCGAAAAATCGCAGGCAGAAGAAAAAGCCGCAGAAGCAGAAATGCCGGAACAGAAAGAACCTTTATACGAAGCAGCTGCCAGACACGGCTTTAAGATGGGCGCTGTAATTTCTTATCAGACTGTTCAAAAATCTGCATATACAGATATGATTAAAGCTGACTTCAACAGTATAACTGCTTCAAACGAGTTTAAGGCTTATTCACTTTTGAATCAGCAGCTGAGCATGAAATCAGAAAACGGAATGCCTGTCATGAACTATTCACAGGCAGATAAAATTGCCCAGTTTGCACAGGAAAACGGAATAGGAATCCGCGGACATGTTCTTGTATGGGATGCATATATGCCAGTCTGGTTCTTTAAGGAAGGCTATTCAAAAGATGGTGCTTTTGTTGATTCCGACACAATGAAAAAACGTCTTGAATATTATATCGATGAAGTTGTTTCGCATTTTGAAATAAACTTCCCTGGTGTTGTTTACTGCTGGGATGTTGTAAATGAAGCTGTTGCAGACGGCTTAAACGAATGCAAGGCAGATGATGAGCGAAGAGTCCGCACTTTAAGAGGTGGAACTCCAAATTATTTCTATGATGTAATAGGACCAGATTATGTTGAGCTCGCATTTAAGTATGCACGTAAAGCTGCAAACAAAGTAAATCCAGATATCAAACTCTTCTATAATGATTATAATACATTCCTTTCACCTAAACGTGAAGCAATCGGAAAACTCATTACCAGCATCAATAAAAAAGAAAAACTTTGTGATGGACTTGGAATGCAGGGCTATGTTGGCGGTTATGGACAGCAGGCAGGCTGTATGAATTCAAATGATATCAATCTTTTCAAGAATGCAATCAACTTCTATGGAAATCTTGGTGTTGAAGTTCATGTAACAGAACTTGCATTGCGCAATTACGAAAAAGATCCAGCAACTGCAGCACGCCATGAAAACTTCTATGAGAACTTCTTTAAGATGCTTGGCGCCGCTAACAACGAAAACACATATCTTACAAGTGTTTCAATCTGGGGACTCACAGATAATCCATCTCTCCCAAAAACAGATTACAGCTATAAGATGAATGGACCTTACTGCGGTATCTTCCATTACAACTTAAAGAAAAAGCCTGAGTTCTTTAGAATTCTTAAAGCTCTGGAATAG